The Akkermansia muciniphila genome includes the window GAGCCTTCATGATAAGCCCTGTTCAGCAGGTAAAGAAGCTGCTGGGTGCGTTCCACGGCAAAAGCCGGAATGTAAACGCGGCCGCCCAGCTCCAGAGCCTCCCTGATCACCCTGCAGAAGGCTTCGTCATCACGGGAGGGGGCTTCATGGAAACGGCCTCCGTAAGTACTCTCCATCAACAGGATGTCCACATCCGGAACGGGCACGGGATCACGCAGGAGTTCATTATCCCCCCTTCCCACGTCTCCGGAAAACAGGAAGCGCTTCTTCCGCCCGTCTTCCCGGTCCTCAATATCCAGGCACACCTGCGCGGCCCCCAGAATATGGCCCGCATCATAAAACGTGAGCGTCACGCCCGGAACGACGGGGATGGACCGTTCATACCCGATATTCACGAACTGGCGCATGCACCGTTCCGCGTCCTGTTCGGAATAAGTGGGATAAATCTCCGGCTGCTGAATGCCCCGGCGCTTGTTCATCTTATTAATGAACGCGCAATCGTGCTCCTGGATGCGCGCCGCGTCCGCCAGCATGAGCTGGCAGAGGTCCCGGGTCGCAAACGTACTGTAAATATTCCCCTGAAACCCCTGCTTCACCAGATTGGGAAGGTTGCCGGAATGGTCGATGTGCGCGTGGGAAAGAACCACCGCATCCACCTCCGCCGGAGAAAAATAGGGAAAATCCTTGTTGATGTGCCAGGCCTCCTCACGCCGCCCCTGGTACATGCCGCAATCCAGAAGAATCCTGCTTCCGTTCACCTCCAGCAAATGCTGGGACCCCGTCGTCGTACCCGCCGCGCCGCAAAAATGAATTTTCATTAATACATGTGTACAACAAGCCCCCGGCCAACGCAAGAAATCAATGCCTGGACCTTGCGATTCAAGGGAGTTAGCCGTTCAACCCGTGAGGTATAGCTCCTCCACCGCACCCTGTGAAAACCGGAAGTCCTTCATCCCCTAATGACTGACTTCCGTTCAAGCGTAAAGATATTGTCCTTCCTATCTTCCGGCGCCATGCTACTGGAACAGGAACCTCCCGGTCCTTGTAAAAAATCTTCCCGCACGCCTTCCTGCGCCCCCC containing:
- a CDS encoding MBL fold metallo-hydrolase RNA specificity domain-containing protein — encoded protein: MKIHFCGAAGTTTGSQHLLEVNGSRILLDCGMYQGRREEAWHINKDFPYFSPAEVDAVVLSHAHIDHSGNLPNLVKQGFQGNIYSTFATRDLCQLMLADAARIQEHDCAFINKMNKRRGIQQPEIYPTYSEQDAERCMRQFVNIGYERSIPVVPGVTLTFYDAGHILGAAQVCLDIEDREDGRKKRFLFSGDVGRGDNELLRDPVPVPDVDILLMESTYGGRFHEAPSRDDEAFCRVIREALELGGRVYIPAFAVERTQQLLYLLNRAYHEGSLPLLPVYVDSPMAVGATEIFRIHPECFNKEVYDFLFREKDPFCFEQLRLIRSVGESQELNKMNGQAIIISASGMCEAGRILHHLANNIGNPKNTVLFVGYCAEHTLGRKIMDGWKEVPILGKQYTVRARIREMDSFSGHADHGELLEYFDKTGGPKRNIILAHGEEKASLALAEALRARQPNPVSIAQLGSAMVL